A single genomic interval of Burkholderia sp. HI2500 harbors:
- a CDS encoding acyl-CoA dehydrogenase family protein produces the protein MDELYTEDQRMIRDAARAFATEMLAPNAAQWDHDAHLPDAIVAQLGELGLLGMIVPQELGGSYTDYVAYALAMEEVAAGDAACATMMSVHNSVGCGPILGFGTPAQKDRWLADMASGRVIGAFCLTEPHAGSEANNLRTRAELRDGKWVLNGAKQFVTNGQRAGVAIVFAMTDPEAGKRGISAFLVPTDTPGFIVGKPEKKMGIRASDTCPITFENCAIPEENLLGNRGEGLKIALSNLEGGRIGIAAQALGIARAAFDKARRYAGERVQFGKPIAEHQAIQQKLADMAVQINAARLLVHHAAKLRTAGLPCLSEASQAKLFASEMAERVCSDAIQIHGGYGYLVDYEVERHYRDARITQIYEGTSEVQRMVIARQL, from the coding sequence ATGGACGAGCTTTACACCGAAGACCAGCGGATGATCCGCGACGCCGCGCGCGCGTTTGCCACCGAGATGCTGGCGCCGAACGCGGCGCAGTGGGACCACGATGCGCACCTGCCCGACGCGATCGTCGCGCAGCTCGGCGAACTCGGCCTGCTCGGGATGATCGTGCCGCAGGAGCTGGGCGGCTCGTATACGGACTACGTGGCCTACGCGCTGGCGATGGAAGAGGTCGCCGCCGGTGACGCCGCGTGCGCGACGATGATGAGCGTGCACAACTCGGTCGGCTGCGGGCCGATCCTCGGCTTCGGCACGCCGGCGCAGAAGGATCGCTGGCTGGCCGACATGGCGTCCGGCCGCGTGATCGGCGCGTTCTGCCTGACCGAGCCGCACGCCGGCTCCGAGGCGAACAACCTGCGCACGCGGGCGGAGCTGCGCGACGGCAAATGGGTGCTGAACGGCGCGAAGCAGTTCGTGACCAACGGCCAGCGTGCCGGCGTGGCGATCGTTTTTGCCATGACCGACCCGGAAGCCGGCAAGCGCGGCATTTCCGCGTTCCTGGTGCCGACCGACACGCCGGGCTTCATCGTCGGCAAGCCCGAGAAGAAGATGGGTATCCGGGCGTCGGATACGTGCCCGATCACGTTCGAGAACTGCGCGATTCCGGAAGAGAACCTGCTCGGCAATCGCGGCGAAGGGCTGAAGATCGCGCTGTCGAACCTCGAGGGCGGGCGCATCGGCATCGCCGCGCAGGCGCTCGGCATCGCGCGCGCCGCATTCGACAAGGCGCGCCGCTATGCGGGCGAACGCGTGCAGTTCGGCAAGCCGATCGCCGAGCACCAGGCGATCCAGCAGAAGCTCGCCGACATGGCCGTGCAGATCAACGCCGCGCGCCTGCTCGTGCATCACGCGGCGAAGCTGCGCACCGCCGGGCTGCCGTGCCTGTCGGAAGCGTCTCAGGCGAAGCTGTTCGCATCGGAGATGGCCGAGCGCGTGTGTTCGGACGCGATCCAGATCCACGGCGGCTACGGCTACCTGGTCGATTACGAAGTCGAGCGTCATTATCGCGACGCGCGCATCACGCAGATTTACGAAGGCACCAGCGAAGTGCAGCGGATGGTGATCGCGCGGCAGCTTTGA
- a CDS encoding AMP-binding protein, which produces MTVQAFLDARDFLLRHRTDYETAYREFEWPVLDAFNWALDYFDPMARGNDQPALWIVDAATGTGDPYSFAQMSERSSRIANWLRSIGVVRGDRILLMLPNRVELWDAMLAAMKLGAIVLPATTQLSPDDVRDRVQIGGAKYAIVDENETAKFEQPDLGLAQKIVAGAPRAGWLAMNDGYAASADFEPDAITHANDPMLLYFTSGTTSKPKLVEHTHRTYPVGHLSTMYWVGLQPGDIHWNISSPGWAKHAWSCFFAPWNAQACVFAFNYARFEPKVVLDALVKYQVTTLCAPPTVWRMLVQQPLASFDVKLREIVGAGEPLNPEIIERVKKAWGIAIRDGYGQTETTCLIGNSPGQPVVAGSMGRPLPGYRIALLDPDGTPVTEGEVALPLGADVARPVGLMKGYANNPDATAYAMRDGHYRTSDIAMRRDDGYYVYIGRADDVFKSSDYRLSPFELESVLIEHPAIAEAAVVPSPDPVRLSVPKTFITLRQGYEESPELALDIFRFSREKLAPYKRIRRLQFAELPKTISGKIRRVELRRREIERGDDASERMPGEYWEEDFAAELK; this is translated from the coding sequence ATGACGGTACAGGCATTCCTGGACGCGCGCGACTTTCTGCTGCGCCATCGCACCGACTACGAGACCGCGTACCGCGAGTTCGAGTGGCCGGTGCTCGACGCATTCAACTGGGCGCTCGACTACTTCGACCCGATGGCGCGCGGCAACGACCAGCCCGCGCTGTGGATCGTCGATGCGGCGACCGGCACGGGCGATCCGTATTCGTTCGCGCAGATGTCCGAGCGCTCGTCGCGGATCGCGAACTGGCTGCGCTCGATCGGCGTCGTGCGCGGCGACCGGATCCTGCTGATGCTGCCGAACCGTGTCGAGCTGTGGGACGCGATGCTCGCCGCGATGAAGCTCGGCGCGATCGTGCTGCCGGCCACCACGCAACTGTCGCCCGACGACGTACGCGACCGCGTGCAGATCGGCGGCGCGAAATACGCGATCGTCGACGAGAACGAAACCGCCAAGTTCGAACAGCCGGATCTCGGCCTCGCGCAGAAGATCGTCGCCGGCGCGCCGCGCGCGGGCTGGCTCGCGATGAACGACGGCTATGCGGCGAGCGCGGATTTCGAGCCGGACGCCATCACGCACGCGAACGATCCGATGCTGCTGTATTTCACGTCGGGCACGACGTCGAAGCCGAAGCTCGTCGAGCATACGCACCGCACCTATCCGGTCGGCCATCTGTCGACGATGTACTGGGTCGGCCTGCAGCCGGGCGACATCCACTGGAACATCAGCTCGCCGGGCTGGGCGAAGCACGCGTGGAGCTGCTTCTTCGCGCCCTGGAACGCGCAGGCATGCGTGTTCGCTTTCAACTACGCGCGCTTCGAGCCGAAGGTGGTGCTCGATGCGCTCGTCAAATACCAGGTGACGACGCTGTGCGCGCCGCCAACCGTGTGGCGCATGCTCGTGCAGCAGCCGCTCGCGTCGTTCGACGTGAAGCTGCGCGAGATCGTCGGCGCGGGCGAGCCGCTGAATCCCGAGATCATCGAGCGCGTGAAGAAGGCGTGGGGCATCGCGATCCGCGACGGCTACGGCCAGACCGAGACGACCTGCCTGATCGGCAACTCGCCGGGCCAGCCGGTCGTCGCGGGCTCGATGGGCCGGCCGCTGCCGGGCTACCGGATCGCGCTGCTCGACCCGGACGGCACGCCGGTGACCGAAGGCGAGGTCGCGCTGCCGCTCGGCGCGGACGTCGCGCGCCCGGTCGGGCTGATGAAAGGCTATGCGAACAACCCCGACGCGACGGCCTACGCGATGCGCGACGGCCACTACCGCACGTCGGACATCGCGATGCGCCGCGACGACGGTTACTACGTGTACATCGGCCGCGCGGACGACGTGTTCAAGTCGTCCGACTACCGGCTGAGCCCGTTCGAACTCGAAAGCGTGCTGATCGAGCATCCGGCGATCGCCGAGGCGGCCGTCGTGCCGAGCCCGGACCCCGTGCGGCTGTCGGTGCCGAAGACCTTCATCACGCTGCGGCAGGGCTACGAGGAGAGCCCCGAGCTCGCGCTGGACATCTTCCGCTTCTCGCGCGAGAAGCTCGCGCCGTACAAGCGCATTCGCCGCCTGCAGTTCGCGGAGCTGCCGAAGACGATCTCGGGGAAGATCCGCCGCGTCGAATTGCGCCGCCGCGAGATCGAGCGTGGCGACGATGCCAGTGAACGGATGCCCGGCGAATACTGGGAAGAGGATTTCGCCGCCGAACTGAAGTGA
- a CDS encoding CoA-acylating methylmalonate-semialdehyde dehydrogenase: MNANSKDVPTVKLLIDGAFVESATNEWRDIVNPATQQVLARVPFATVAEVDAAVQAAHTAFATWKNTPIAARMRIMLKFQDLVRTNQQRIAKTLTAEQGKTIPDAEGDIFRGLEVVEHACSIGSLQLGEFAENVAGGVDTYTLRQPLGVCAGITPFNFPAMIPLWMFPMAIVCGNTFVLKPSEQDPLSTMELVELAVEAGVPKGVLNVVHGGKEVVDAICTHPLVKAISFVGSTAVGTHVYNLGSAHGKRVQSMMGAKNHAVVLPDANREQAINALVGAGFGAAGQRCMATSVAVLVGNARDWLPDIVEKAKALKVNAGAEAGTDVGPVVSKAAKERILSLIDAGVKEGAKLELDGRDVKVTGYEQGNFVGPTIFSGVTTDMSVYTHEIFGPVLVVMEADTLDDAIALVNANPFGNGVGLFTQSGAAARKFQSEIDIGQVGINIPIPVPVPFFSFTGSRGSKLGDLGPYGKQVVQFYTQTKTVTARWFDDDTTAGPVNTTIRLH; this comes from the coding sequence ATGAACGCGAATTCGAAAGACGTGCCGACGGTCAAGCTGCTGATCGACGGCGCCTTCGTCGAGTCCGCCACGAACGAGTGGCGTGACATCGTCAACCCGGCGACGCAGCAGGTGCTCGCGCGCGTGCCGTTCGCGACCGTCGCGGAAGTCGACGCGGCCGTGCAGGCCGCGCATACCGCCTTCGCGACGTGGAAGAACACGCCGATCGCCGCGCGCATGCGCATCATGCTGAAGTTCCAGGATCTCGTGCGCACGAACCAGCAGCGCATCGCGAAGACGCTGACGGCCGAGCAGGGCAAGACGATTCCCGATGCCGAAGGCGACATCTTCCGCGGCCTCGAAGTGGTCGAGCACGCATGCTCGATCGGTTCGCTGCAGCTCGGCGAGTTCGCGGAGAACGTCGCGGGCGGGGTGGATACCTACACGCTGCGCCAGCCGCTCGGCGTGTGCGCGGGCATCACGCCGTTCAACTTCCCCGCGATGATTCCGCTGTGGATGTTCCCGATGGCGATCGTGTGCGGCAACACGTTCGTGCTGAAGCCGTCGGAGCAGGATCCGCTGTCGACGATGGAGCTCGTCGAGCTCGCGGTCGAGGCCGGTGTACCGAAAGGGGTACTGAACGTCGTGCACGGCGGCAAGGAAGTCGTCGATGCGATCTGCACGCATCCGCTCGTGAAGGCGATCTCGTTCGTCGGCTCGACGGCGGTCGGCACGCACGTGTACAACCTCGGCAGCGCGCACGGCAAGCGCGTGCAGTCGATGATGGGCGCGAAGAATCACGCCGTCGTGCTGCCCGATGCGAACCGCGAGCAGGCGATCAACGCGCTCGTCGGCGCGGGCTTCGGCGCGGCCGGCCAGCGCTGCATGGCCACGTCGGTCGCGGTGCTCGTCGGCAACGCGCGCGACTGGCTGCCGGACATCGTCGAGAAGGCAAAGGCGCTGAAGGTCAATGCGGGCGCGGAAGCCGGCACGGACGTCGGGCCGGTCGTGTCGAAGGCAGCGAAGGAACGCATCCTGTCGCTGATCGACGCGGGTGTGAAGGAAGGCGCGAAGCTCGAACTCGACGGCCGCGACGTAAAGGTGACCGGCTACGAGCAGGGCAATTTCGTCGGCCCGACGATCTTCTCGGGCGTGACGACCGACATGTCGGTCTACACGCATGAAATCTTCGGGCCCGTGCTGGTCGTGATGGAAGCCGACACGCTCGACGACGCGATCGCGCTCGTCAACGCGAACCCGTTCGGCAACGGCGTGGGGCTGTTCACGCAGAGCGGCGCGGCTGCGCGCAAGTTCCAGAGCGAAATCGACATCGGCCAGGTCGGCATCAACATCCCGATCCCGGTGCCCGTGCCGTTCTTCAGCTTCACGGGTTCGCGCGGCTCGAAGCTCGGCGATCTCGGCCCGTACGGCAAGCAGGTCGTGCAGTTCTATACGCAGACCAAGACGGTCACCGCGCGCTGGTTCGACGACGACACGACGGCCGGCCCGGTGAATACGACGATCCGGCTGCATTGA
- the mmsB gene encoding 3-hydroxyisobutyrate dehydrogenase has translation MKIGFIGLGHMGAPMALNLLKAGHEVHAFDLSTDALRALQDAGAQVAASPRDAASGATFVITMLPAAPHVRSVLSGENGVLAGLGAGATVIDSSTIDPASAQAFGALVREHGGAFVDAPVSGGTGGAAAGTLTFMVGGSDADFERVKPVLAGMGKNIVYCGATGMGQVAKVCNNLVLGISMAAVSEAMSLGVALGIDPKVLAGIVNTSTGRCWSSDTYNPYPGVIETAPSSRGYSGGFGTDLMLKDLGLANDAAKQARQPVYLGALAQQLYQTMSSRGDGQLDFSAVIRLYQPATKKDAS, from the coding sequence ATGAAAATCGGTTTTATCGGCCTCGGCCACATGGGCGCGCCGATGGCGCTGAACCTGCTGAAAGCAGGCCATGAAGTACATGCGTTCGACCTGAGCACCGACGCCTTGCGCGCGCTGCAGGATGCCGGCGCACAGGTGGCCGCGTCGCCGCGCGATGCGGCCTCGGGCGCGACGTTCGTCATCACGATGCTGCCGGCCGCGCCACACGTGCGCTCGGTGCTGTCCGGCGAGAACGGCGTGCTCGCCGGCCTCGGCGCGGGCGCGACCGTGATCGATTCGAGCACGATCGACCCGGCGAGCGCGCAGGCGTTCGGCGCGCTCGTGCGCGAGCACGGCGGCGCGTTCGTCGATGCGCCCGTGTCGGGCGGCACCGGCGGTGCGGCGGCCGGCACGCTGACCTTCATGGTCGGCGGCAGCGACGCGGATTTCGAGCGCGTGAAGCCGGTGCTCGCGGGCATGGGCAAGAACATCGTCTATTGCGGCGCGACGGGGATGGGGCAGGTCGCGAAGGTCTGCAACAACCTCGTGCTCGGCATCTCGATGGCGGCCGTGTCGGAGGCGATGTCGCTGGGCGTCGCGCTCGGCATCGACCCGAAGGTGCTGGCCGGCATCGTCAACACGTCGACCGGCCGCTGCTGGAGTTCCGACACCTACAACCCGTATCCGGGCGTAATCGAGACCGCGCCGTCGTCGCGCGGCTACTCGGGCGGCTTCGGCACCGACCTGATGCTGAAGGATCTCGGCCTCGCGAACGACGCCGCGAAGCAGGCGCGGCAGCCGGTCTATCTCGGCGCGCTCGCGCAGCAGCTGTACCAGACGATGAGCAGCCGCGGCGACGGCCAGCTCGATTTCTCGGCGGTGATCCGCCTGTACCAACCGGCAACGAAGAAGGACGCCTCATGA
- a CDS encoding enoyl-CoA hydratase, with amino-acid sequence MIELDYVDDGAIACATLKRPPANAFTADGLRQLQTTVAELNANPRVRALVITGDGPKFFSAGADLNTFADGDRAVARAMASRFGAAFEALHDARVVTIAAINGYAMGGGLECALACDLRIAETHAQMALPEPSVGLLPCGLGTQTLPWLVGEGWAKKIILTGARVDAATALRIGLVEDVVESGAARDAALALARNVARQSPHAVAYSKELIGLARRGVPRGAALAVERERFVDLFDTNDPREGVAAFLGKRAPQWHNDGEPQR; translated from the coding sequence ATGATCGAACTCGACTACGTCGACGACGGCGCGATCGCGTGCGCGACGCTCAAGCGTCCGCCCGCGAACGCCTTTACCGCCGACGGGCTGCGGCAACTGCAGACAACCGTCGCCGAACTGAATGCGAACCCGCGCGTGCGCGCGCTGGTGATTACCGGCGACGGCCCGAAGTTCTTCAGCGCGGGTGCCGACCTCAACACGTTCGCCGACGGCGACCGCGCGGTTGCGCGCGCGATGGCGTCGCGTTTCGGCGCGGCGTTCGAGGCGCTGCACGACGCGCGCGTCGTGACGATCGCGGCGATCAACGGCTATGCGATGGGCGGCGGGCTCGAATGCGCGCTCGCGTGCGACCTGCGGATCGCGGAGACGCATGCGCAGATGGCGCTGCCCGAGCCGTCGGTCGGCCTGCTGCCCTGCGGCCTCGGCACGCAGACGCTGCCCTGGCTCGTCGGCGAAGGCTGGGCGAAGAAGATCATCCTGACCGGCGCGCGTGTCGATGCGGCCACGGCGCTGCGGATCGGCCTCGTCGAGGACGTCGTGGAGTCGGGCGCGGCACGCGATGCCGCGCTGGCGCTGGCACGCAACGTCGCACGGCAGAGCCCGCACGCGGTCGCTTACAGCAAGGAGCTGATCGGTCTCGCGCGCCGCGGCGTGCCGCGCGGCGCGGCGCTCGCGGTCGAGCGTGAACGTTTCGTCGACCTGTTCGACACGAACGATCCGCGCGAAGGCGTGGCCGCGTTCCTCGGCAAGCGCGCGCCGCAGTGGCACAACGACGGAGAGCCGCAACGATGA
- a CDS encoding enoyl-CoA hydratase/isomerase family protein, with protein MSTPVTNHDAFAEHAPEVLFRVVNRVALITLNRPAALNALSYPMIGELAALLERCRDDDQIVAVVLRGAGEKGFCAGGDVRALYRMVAQRETWLPFFVDEYRLDYAIHTFPKPVVALMDGVTMGGGMGLAQGAALRVATERSKIAMPETRIGLVPDVGATHFLSRMPAELELYVGLTGAMLSGADALTAKLADLCVPSAWLDTFETRIESVKWEGDALPLLRKVFEPPCNVVPHAALDSQMPWIVRHFDKRSAVERIVATLTQDLAREELSREHRQWLQATLDALTGHSPTMLYVTREALLRGRQMTLAESFRMELGIVARAIEEGDFCEGVRAHLVDKDRKPRWAPASLVELRAERVRHFLTSPWKLFAHPLQDLGQG; from the coding sequence ATGAGCACGCCGGTGACGAATCACGACGCGTTCGCGGAGCACGCACCGGAGGTGCTGTTTCGCGTGGTGAACCGCGTGGCGCTGATCACGCTGAACCGGCCGGCCGCGCTCAATGCGCTGTCGTACCCGATGATCGGCGAGCTGGCCGCGCTGCTCGAGCGCTGCCGTGACGACGACCAGATCGTCGCGGTCGTGCTGCGCGGTGCGGGCGAGAAGGGCTTCTGCGCGGGCGGCGACGTGCGTGCGCTGTACCGGATGGTCGCGCAGCGCGAAACCTGGTTGCCGTTCTTCGTCGACGAATACCGGCTCGACTACGCGATCCATACGTTCCCGAAGCCGGTGGTCGCGCTGATGGACGGCGTGACGATGGGCGGCGGCATGGGCCTCGCGCAGGGCGCGGCGCTGCGTGTCGCGACCGAGCGCAGCAAGATCGCGATGCCGGAGACGCGTATCGGCCTCGTGCCCGATGTCGGCGCGACGCATTTCCTGTCGCGCATGCCGGCCGAACTCGAGCTGTACGTCGGGCTGACCGGCGCGATGCTGTCGGGCGCCGACGCGCTCACGGCGAAGCTCGCGGATCTGTGCGTGCCGTCCGCGTGGCTCGACACGTTCGAGACGCGCATCGAAAGCGTCAAGTGGGAAGGCGATGCGCTGCCGTTGCTGCGCAAGGTGTTCGAGCCGCCGTGCAACGTCGTGCCGCATGCGGCGCTCGACAGCCAGATGCCGTGGATCGTGCGTCATTTCGACAAGCGCTCGGCCGTCGAGCGGATCGTCGCGACGCTGACGCAGGATCTTGCGCGCGAGGAGCTGTCGCGCGAGCACCGTCAATGGCTGCAGGCGACGCTCGATGCGCTCACCGGCCATTCGCCGACGATGCTGTACGTGACGCGCGAGGCGCTGCTGCGCGGCCGCCAGATGACGCTGGCCGAATCGTTCCGGATGGAGCTCGGCATCGTCGCGCGCGCGATCGAGGAAGGCGACTTCTGCGAAGGCGTGCGTGCGCATCTGGTCGACAAGGATCGCAAGCCGCGCTGGGCGCCCGCGTCGCTCGTCGAGCTGCGCGCCGAACGCGTGCGGCACTTCCTCACGTCGCCGTGGAAGCTGTTCGCGCATCCGCTGCAGGATCTGGGGCAGGGGTGA
- a CDS encoding MFS transporter: MRKIDLQQVVADAKLGRLHYVVLFWCALVIVFDGYDLAIVGIALPAIMGEMAVNPAKAGFMVSSALFGMTFGNILLGSVSDRIGRRRTTALCVVLFSVFTVAAGIARNPVEFGLARFVAGIGIGGVMPNVIAQMTEYAPRRLRGTLVALMFSGYSLGGMLAALLGKTMIDSYGWRSVFIAAGLPLLFVPLLLRGMPESMSFLSGKGMERALADIARRIDPELKIGSGDRLLWHRHDETGRAPLKLLLGDGRGPSTIMFWIACFICLFMVYALSSWLVKLMASAGYGMGSAMTVILVLNLGAVVGAVGGGWIADRLHIKRVLMTMFSLASVAIILLSHPLPTPVTLLLAALAGACTIGTQILLCAYAGQFYPGEIRSTGVGWVLGVGRIGAILAPIFIGLLVDMQLPIDWNFLAIGLPAVLAAMAVRFIDDGRSTAFRSEPPRPEGDVRSISRS, encoded by the coding sequence ATGCGAAAGATAGATCTGCAACAGGTCGTCGCCGACGCGAAATTGGGCCGGCTGCATTACGTCGTTTTGTTCTGGTGCGCGCTGGTCATCGTCTTCGACGGCTACGATCTCGCCATCGTGGGCATTGCCCTGCCTGCCATCATGGGAGAGATGGCCGTGAATCCGGCAAAGGCGGGATTCATGGTCAGCTCGGCGCTATTCGGCATGACATTCGGCAACATTCTGCTCGGGTCCGTTTCCGACCGGATCGGTCGTCGCAGAACCACGGCGCTTTGCGTCGTGCTGTTCAGCGTCTTTACGGTCGCGGCGGGAATCGCGCGGAACCCGGTCGAATTCGGTCTCGCGAGGTTCGTCGCGGGAATCGGCATCGGCGGCGTGATGCCGAACGTCATTGCACAGATGACCGAATATGCGCCCCGTCGCCTGCGCGGCACGCTGGTGGCCCTGATGTTCAGCGGTTACTCGCTGGGCGGCATGTTGGCCGCCTTGCTGGGCAAGACAATGATCGACAGCTACGGGTGGCGATCCGTGTTCATCGCGGCAGGCTTGCCGTTGCTCTTCGTGCCGCTGTTGCTGCGCGGCATGCCGGAATCGATGTCGTTCCTGTCCGGCAAGGGAATGGAGCGGGCCTTGGCCGACATCGCACGTCGGATCGATCCGGAATTGAAGATCGGCAGCGGTGACCGCTTGCTATGGCATCGACACGATGAAACGGGGCGGGCGCCGCTGAAGCTGCTGCTCGGCGACGGGCGTGGCCCCAGCACCATCATGTTCTGGATTGCCTGCTTCATCTGCCTCTTCATGGTCTACGCATTGAGCTCGTGGCTCGTCAAGCTGATGGCGAGCGCGGGCTACGGCATGGGCTCCGCGATGACGGTCATACTCGTGCTCAATCTCGGCGCCGTAGTGGGCGCAGTAGGCGGCGGCTGGATTGCCGACCGATTGCATATCAAGCGCGTGCTGATGACCATGTTCTCGCTCGCATCGGTTGCGATCATCCTGTTGAGTCATCCATTGCCGACGCCAGTCACGCTGTTGCTTGCCGCGCTCGCGGGGGCCTGCACGATCGGCACGCAAATCCTTCTCTGTGCGTACGCGGGCCAGTTCTATCCGGGCGAGATCCGGTCGACAGGCGTCGGCTGGGTGCTGGGCGTGGGGCGAATCGGCGCCATTCTCGCGCCGATTTTCATCGGGCTCCTGGTCGACATGCAGTTGCCGATCGACTGGAATTTCCTGGCGATCGGCCTGCCGGCCGTGCTGGCGGCGATGGCGGTACGTTTTATCGACGACGGTCGTTCCACCGCGTTCCGGAGCGAGCCGCCACGGCCGGAAGGCGACGTCCGGTCAATCAGTCGAAGTTGA
- a CDS encoding LysR family transcriptional regulator, translating into MTDRLDGVTTFVQVVESGSFALAAERLDMTRSAVGKAIARLEKRLGARLLQRTTRSQSLTDDGQAYYDRCVRALAELEAAEADLDCGRNEPRGKLRLSVPLAFGHHCVMPVVLDLAHTYPHLRIDVSITDRFVDLVEEGIDLAVRIGTLADSTSLAVRRLGTQYGSLGAAPSYLARYGTPKTLDDLKHHRTIAYSRSGVVQPWDLRAPDGSTVRIDMPHQLSFDDVQAIAAAGASGFGIAWLPSWLLDHYVKRGEMTVVLDRCFVCEGDIHAIWPKTRYLPRKTRCVIDAFVNAITPTFDD; encoded by the coding sequence ATGACCGACAGACTCGACGGCGTGACGACCTTCGTCCAGGTAGTGGAATCGGGCAGCTTCGCGCTCGCCGCGGAGCGCCTCGACATGACGCGTTCGGCCGTCGGCAAGGCGATCGCGCGGCTCGAGAAGCGGCTCGGCGCGCGGCTGTTGCAGCGCACGACGCGCAGCCAGAGCCTGACCGACGACGGCCAGGCGTACTACGACCGCTGCGTGCGTGCGCTCGCGGAACTGGAAGCGGCCGAAGCCGACCTCGACTGCGGCCGCAACGAGCCGCGCGGCAAGCTGCGCCTGAGCGTGCCGCTCGCGTTCGGGCATCACTGCGTGATGCCCGTCGTGCTCGACCTCGCGCACACCTATCCGCATTTGCGGATCGATGTATCGATCACCGACCGTTTCGTCGATCTCGTCGAGGAAGGCATCGACCTCGCGGTGCGGATCGGCACGCTCGCGGACAGCACGAGCCTCGCAGTACGGCGGCTCGGCACGCAATACGGCAGCCTCGGCGCGGCGCCGTCGTATCTCGCCCGCTACGGGACGCCGAAGACGCTCGACGATCTGAAGCACCACCGGACGATCGCGTATTCCCGCTCGGGTGTGGTTCAGCCGTGGGACTTGCGCGCGCCGGACGGCTCGACGGTACGGATCGACATGCCGCACCAGCTCAGTTTCGACGACGTGCAGGCGATCGCGGCAGCCGGCGCATCGGGGTTCGGCATCGCGTGGCTACCGAGCTGGCTGCTCGATCACTACGTGAAGCGCGGCGAGATGACGGTCGTGCTCGACCGCTGCTTCGTCTGCGAAGGCGACATCCACGCGATCTGGCCGAAGACGCGCTACCTGCCGCGCAAGACGCGCTGCGTGATCGATGCGTTCGTCAACGCGATCACGCCGACGTTCGACGACTGA